The following proteins come from a genomic window of Lolium rigidum isolate FL_2022 chromosome 5, APGP_CSIRO_Lrig_0.1, whole genome shotgun sequence:
- the LOC124655975 gene encoding xyloglucan galactosyltransferase KATAMARI1 homolog — MVNLHGSTVLRAGRYFLPLLFPACFTLWMLIFFQPPTAILRVSFQPTLSLPEQRVVDATPTPALPERREIIDTSPSQPPPPPLEGRETVIASPPPPPPARRAKTETPSSPPPVAVTTDRCAGRYIYIHDLPRRFNVDLIRDCRSLCDWTDMCKHLVNDGIGPRITRTGGVLPSTGWYDTNQFTLEVIFHNRMRRYDCLTTDASRAAAVYVPYYAGLDVGRYLWGFSNELRDALAEDLVEWLRSSPAWAAHGGRDHFLVGGRITWDFRREDGREWGSRLFLLPEVTNMTTLAIESSPWHRNDVGMPYPTYFHPSRAAEVASWQRAVRRARRPWLFAFAGGTRGHGTDRNVDSNGVVRDAIIEQCAQSRRCGLLRCGAGGQRNDCFAPGNVMRLFKSATFCLQPQGDSYTRKSAFDAMLAGCVPVFFHPGSAYVQYRWHLPADHRKYSVFVPEDGLRNGTVRVEDVLRRISAREVAAMREQLVRMIPSIVYRDPRATSGVGLRDAVDVAVDGVIERVRRIKQGMPLSDDGMGLWYGYFHRQ; from the coding sequence ATGGTGAATTTGCATGGTTCGACGGTGCTCCGGGCCGGCAGGTACTTCCTGCCGCTGCTCTTCCCGGCGTGCTTCACCCTGTGGATGCTCATATTCTTCCAGCCTCCGACGGCCATCTTGCGGGTGAGTTTCCAGCCGACCCTTTCGTTGCCGGAGCAACGGGTCGTCGACGCGACTCCGACGCCGGCGCTGCCGGAGCGTCGAGAGATCATTGACACGTCCCCGTCacaaccgccgccgcctcctctggagGGTCGAGAGACCGTTAtagcgtcgccaccgccgccgccaccggcacgTCGAGCGAAGACAGAGACtccgtcgtcaccgccaccggTGGCGGTTACGACTGACCGGTGCGCCGGCCGCTACATCTACATCCATGATCTGCCGAGAAGGTTCAACGTCGACCTAATCCGAGACTGCCGGTCCCTGTGCGATTGGACGGACATGTGCAAGCACCTTGTGAACGATGGCATCGGCCCGCGCATCACGCGCACCGGCGGCGTGCTCCCGTCCACCGGCTGGTACGACACCAACCAGTTCACCCTGGAGGTCATCTTCCACAACCGGATGCGGCGGTACGACTgcctcaccaccgacgcctcccgcgccgccgccgtctacGTGCCCTACTACGCCGGGCTCGACGTCGGCCGGTACCTGTGGGGGTTCAGCAATGAGCTCCGCGACGCCCTCGCCGAGGACCTCGTCGAGTGGCTCCGGTCGTCGCCTGCGTGGGCGGCGCACGGCGGGCGGGACCACTTCCTCGTAGGAGGCCGCATCACATGGGATTTCCGGCGTGAGGACGGGCGCGAGTGGGGCAGCCGGCTGTTCCTCCTCCCTGAGGTCACCAACATGACGACGCTCGCCATCGAGTCTAGCCCGTGGCACCGCAACGACGTGGGCATGCCGTACCCGACCTACTTCCACCCGTCCCGCGCCGCCGAGGTGGCCTCGTGGCAGCGCGCCgtgcggcgcgcgcggcggccgtggctcttcgcgtTCGCCGGCGGCACGCGGGGGCACGGTACCGACAGGAACGTCGACAGCAACGGCGTCGTCCGGGACGCCATCATCGAGCAGTGCGCGCAGTCGCGGCGGTGCGGGCTCCTCCGGTGCGGCGCCGGCGGCCAGCGCAACGACTGCTTCGCGCCAGGCAACGTCATGCGGCTGTTCAAGAGCGCCACCTTCTGCCTGCAGCCGCAGGGGGACTCGTACACGCGGAAGTCGGCGTTCGACGCCATGCTCGCCGGCTGCGTGCCGGTGTTCTTCCACCCAGGATCGGCGTACGTGCAGTACCGGTGGCACCTGCCGGCAGACCACCGCAAGTACTCGGTGTTCGTGCCAGAGGACGGCCTGCGGAACGGCACGGTGAGGGTGGAGGACGTGCTCCGGCGGATCAGCGCGAGGGAGGTGGCGGCCATGAGGGAGCAGCTGGTCAGGATGATCCCCAGCATCGTGTACAGGGACCCGAGGGCCACGTCGGGAGTCGGGTTGAGGGACGCCGTGGATGTTGCCGTGGACGGCGTGATCGAGAGGGTGAGGAGGATCAAACAGGGGATGCCTCTCTCGGATGATGGCATGGGGCTGTGGTATGGCTACTTTCACAGGCAGTGA